The genomic stretch gtctgtttaattAAATGTCTACCTGTTATgaacccacaatttggcaaataaataaatattattattattattattatggattATCATTTTTGACAGTTGCGCGAGGCTCGTCGTCAAGAGCAGGCCAACAATCCCCACTATCTGAAGGACGACTCGCCGCGCTCCTACCAACAGGACGACGTGCAGGTCGCTGAGATAGCGCTCGAAGTGCCCCTACTAGTGCAAAGTCAGTGTCGATTCCAGctcattttgacgacctccctagcgcagatGTGGACGCTGTggttataagtgggaggtctagcaggggcaatttgggaatttttaatttcggaattttctttggtctgctctggttggaggcttcggctgtggctatttaccaccctaccgacagaaaCCTGGAGCTAAGCTATTTTAGAGTTCCGGGACGATGTTGCGTGCAAACCGTTGCGATTAACAACATTGTAACTTGAGTACCTTGAAGCCAAGAGGACAAAAGCATTTTGTGGTCGACTTTTTTAACCGTGAGTAATAAAACTCACGGTCTGCTTAGGCTGTACACAAAACAGTGAAGACGACGTCAATCTGTTTGCATAGACATATACTATGCACGTCGACATATCCTACTCTCGTCGACACATACGTCACATAGACAGACAGAGACACgtcatttttgataaaaattacgTAAACTTAGCTAAGGCATTTGgacaaattattatgaaaattaggcttaatttgctgtcttccgcgaaaagcaggagaatctgtatggtgtagtttatagtttcaatccttataatccacaccaaacagatcttcggcaatgtaacctctacgtgCGTTTCGCTcttaaaccggagcatcctcaggagatgttgactttacaatgaataattgttgagaaAAAATCATTCATCTATCCACCATTTGGACCAATCAAAAAAGAATAAGCGACATGTTCTTTTGGTAATCTCTGCCAAAAAGGTTGGCACTTTAGAGCGTTAGTTTTCAAACTAgcaaaaagtttattatagaattatttttgtttcagctAAAAGATCTGATAAGTACTTGAGTAGAAGAGAAAGTTCAAAGAAGGCCAAGAAGGATAAACGGCCTACAAAGAAACGGAAGAACAAAGTTGAAAGACATTCCACAGATTCGGAAAGTGACGGTAAGTGATTAATTGTTAATGTGCTCGGTGAGGTACGGGGTTCTACTGAGAATTTTTACCAGAAATTTTCATTAACCATTCCTAGTCCGTCCCGCAAACCCAGGAACTCGTCGTATGTTTTTTATGACTATATATCTTTACCGACTCATGatccgtatttttttttatagactagcgcttgaccactgtattttttttatagtctcGCATGAAGGAAAGTAGATGTTGCCTTATTTGGGACGCGCTTAACTTATCGCAAtataaatgttgttatataaaataatacataatttagtaaACTCATTTCTTCTTCTAAGTAAGTTTGCATCTtgttgattaataaataaatgctagacgtaaacctccctttgcaaCATGGAAAGCAAAGTcggaaaataacttttaatcttAATACTTTCAACAACAAATAtagtgagacggacattttacACGTCAATATCAGCTCTTTTAGGAAAAGAAATATGACACAATAGTATgctctttaaagtttttttttctttttacttatataattttcgcttggtagtTGATCCCTCAGCATTTTGGGGTTgataaacttaatttgtttgtgtaataaaacaCGACATTACATgacgtaatatatattatatgtaaaagtacctactgttagcagtggcgtgcactaggtttcttactgcagggtatgcatatagcacgaaaattgcataaaacggccgaaattcgagttatatataaattttagggtaggcagtgcttttgcgcatgtatgaagtgcacgccactgactgtttgtttccctggaaaagctaataaaaaaaagtagatttatttcaaaaatgtgTTTTGAATCACGCATCATATAAATAACTTACTCTCATAGTTTCCATTTGACTCATTTACTTATTGTAAATGGATAATAGACAGATGGACAGTTGAGACTGACAGCAGAACGTATAGTTgagcatgctaaccactagatcaacaaAGTTCTAAAGATAATATCGTCATGTTTTCACCGTGGCAGAGGGCGCAAGAGGGGAGCGGCCGGCGGTGGCGGAAGGGGGGGAGCTGCCCGACGGCGCCTCGCTGTCCGACGACGAGCCACCACCGCGTGACGACCCGCACCGAGCGCTGGACCTAGACCTGGACGTGTGAGTATACCAGAATGTCACCCTCGGAGTCCCTAACGTGGGGCTCGGGTTTGACTGGTCATGGCGATGGCTTTACAGTGGCATCAACGCAACGGTTGGACTCGTACGCTTGGAATAaaatttgcacgctcgcaataGTAGTCGTTTTCGAGAATCGAACCACATTAACGTCGAAGCAAAATGGACCTTATCCCACTAGGTTTAGTGTTACAAATTCAATAATCTTGCCCTTTGTTCTACATAACGCTTGTTGTagacgtttattattattatttaactctttatttgtacaccactatgaagttaggaaaataaaagaacaatagaaatacaaagacaaaagAAGAATACTAAAGGCGGACTAAATAGACTAATGTGAGCCCTAATAACAAGGTGCATAAATTCCAATTTACTCTGACGACGTTACAGAATGTCGTATCGGTTCTATCTAAGTTCTATGACAAATAATAGACGCCACACCAAGCGTGCCAAAATGGAGGGTATTAAAACCTCATTGATCATAATTATTCGGCTGCTGACTAGACATAATTACTAATAGGACGCCGGCTTTTAGACAGggtagcaatattttttttttttttgttcaggCCATTACGTGAAGAGGAATTACTGACATCTAGAGTACAGCAGTATCCCTCGCCGGAAACCGgtttattaattaagaaaaaagaatCATCTAAGAAAAACAAGTCCACAGAAAAGAGGCGTTCTGAAAAAACTGGCCATAAGAAGAAAGTTAAGAGTTCCAAACGCAGTAAAGGTGTAGATTTAATGCTGCCGGAATTGTTAGATAATGATTTAGGTGATAATTTGCTACTAGAAACCGAAGAAAAGAATCATTCTCAAAGTAACATTATAATAGATGAGCCTGAAAGTCAACGGGAGAAACTTAAGACTGAAAAACATAAGAAGTCGAAGAAAGATACTAAGAGCAAGGAttcaaagaaaaagaaaacttcGAAAAAAGGTTAGCATATTTATAATCCCAACGCGACCCGTCAGTGTAGtacttttaataagtaattattgtaCCAGGCAAACTTTCATCCGTTATACCTATGACCCACTGCGTCACATCGCCCGCCTTTACATAGCTAaaatctttttcaaaaattgggCTATTAAATGCAAGATACCCGAGATCAGCGTGTTCAAGAAATCTTTCAGATCAGTTTTACAAATCGCACCGTCTTGCTTAGTCGGCCTGCGGTTGTTTTGGAGATCGGTAATCGGGATCGTCAGACTCATATTTACCTAAACTACGAAGAACAAATACTGAAAATGGAGACGAATTCATTTTTTTacgatattataaaatgttatttttttttttcagataagTATGAAACGAAACTCGGCTATGAAGAAGCATTAGGTATTTCCACGCCTAGCAAGGAAGTTGTGTAGTGTACGGCAAAATAACGAAGTTTTACCGATCTACGGAATCCTTGTCTCACAGTCTCAGTGCAATTGTTTGTTTGAACAATTAGTTATAGTTAGTCGTATATAGAGTGAGATTTTGAGATTGGCAACGTTAGGCTGGTATAATAACCTTAGGTAGGAAGATTTAGAAAAACCATTTAGTTTGCTGTCAACGTAATAAACCCATAATCAGcgctctacagggcacgggtctcctctcagaatgagaagggtttaaccGTAGTCCAACAAACTGGCAACGTATCGATttttagacttcacacacctttgagaacattatggagaactctcagccatgcaggttagAAGTGCGGGCTGGGGAATGAACTCGGAAATGGAAGCcaaagtcttaaccactagggCATCACCACTCGTTTGCTATATATATGCTGCGAAAACCAGACAAATCTTTACGTTGTACATTAGTTTCTATAACACGGTACATATCTACAGATATTACGCTCTCTACCCTACTTTTTCTCCgtcaccggagcatccttatgCCTTGATTACACTTTGTTGTTATTCGGGTGTTTAAATGACTTCATTTAAAAAGGCACCTGATGAATTTATTGCACTAGTATATACTGTATATGCATAGGAAAACGGTACGGTGTTAATCCCATGTCATATACCATTTGGTTCTATCCATAGTACGATCAAGTGTAATCGCGGCATTAGGATATATTGATTAGCGACGTTTTTGattgtagcaaattaagataaaatattgtttatgtacttttgaaaactaacTGAATTTTTCTCCAAACAAAATAACACTCAAAATCTCAccctatataaaatatattacagacgatgttttcattcatctTTAAGTGAAACATgtccatttatatattataataaacgtatatttctagaataataaatatgtataatcatGTACAGTTTTattgaaagttttaattaagaattattaaataaaacgctATTCATCTACACGATTAATAAATTTCACTTGTATTTCATttacaaaacaatttatatacataaaaagaatatttacaaaacttattacattttcatttcataattcatattatatttatccaaaaaaatcatcaaaaaccaTCGTACTAGAATGTCATAGGAGCGTCGCtaaaagttgtatattaaaatgtatggtAACTGGTGACGTCAGTCATTTCCAAACGTTACCagcttgtaataataatataattggtgTAATATGTACCCGATTCTCGAACTAAAGTACAAACTATAAACTGCGTCGTCTCATCTTAAACCTAGGCAATAATAGGAATTTGCCATCTGCCTATGAGTCATTAACACTCATTAGGCAGATACAGTCCCAGAAACGTTGATAGGCGTCAACAACTAACGCATGGTTTATAACGTGCCATTAACGTGGGCTTAGGGTTAGAcgacaaaaaaacaatatacacTGTTTAagctttgttttaatttattttgtacagaaacaaaaaatttagaaacaaaaacaaCCTACTACtatcaataatatttacaaaaaagaaatgaattattattattaaaaaataaaagccctTGCCAAACTGTATGGCCTTGAAACCCAAAACGCTGGCGCTAACCGCTATTGCCTTTTTAAATCGCTGGACTTAGCGTTTGGGCTAGATAAGCGCTGGTCAGCGTAACTTGctatttatcatattaataataaaacaaaatgtaataatagcacatttatctgtaaaaataatcaaataaaccTTCTGTCGGTTAAACTAATTCGGCGGTAAAGGTTTTATTATGGTGATTAGTTCTGGCTACCGGGCCGGATAAGTTAGTTAAAACAATTCATCGATATCCGCTGACTACTATAACCATCTCGCGTAATATACTTTAAGCTTACAAGCATTTGGTCGGAAGTTGCCATGACATGCTAGTACAGCATAGATATGGGTATAAAAGTACGTTATATCATTTCCTTCTAGCGCTTGCCTTCACAAGGGTCGCACACTCCACATGGATCTTTTGTTGAACCCGTTTTCTTATAAGTGATTGACACCTAAAATTTATacatgtttaatttatataggcTTTTAGTCTGTTCTGCACAGACCAAGCTCAAACGCTAACTTGCGAAACTCAAGCTAATGATAACATTATTGCAGCCTTGATGGGTTGATTTTTATGTACTGGAACGACCTCCCGCTACCGgatttaagtttagtttgtcTAAGATTTGCGAGAGAAGGGGTCTTTCCTTTTCAAtggatttttttccaaaatacaTTACAGCAATTactaataactttaattttgaGTGGGCACTgtcagataaaaataataataataattttctatttaaGATGACAAACCGACgaataatacaaattaatttacagTTAATGAATATGCGTAATGATAAATGCTACGTAAATATGAATGATCAGTAAATAAAACTACTTTCTACGAcccaaataaagtttattactttTCAACGACAGTtaacaattcaaaaaaataaatatcacttggatAAATCAAATAACTTATTGTACTTCAAGAATACGCATCGACGAATACATTAATATATGAACTGAATGCCACAGTTCTCTATATACAAAGGAACATTCAAGCACGTGCGGTACTATTTACATGATTATTGCAAAAATACACGTTCGGGGCCACAAATTAGAGTGCCCAAATAGGTCGGAGTTTCGCTAATTATTTTTCGATAAATTAATGTCATTTCTAATTATACAGCTTAATAATACACAACTTATAATAATGGGttttcaatactcaatacggtTTTGATGTATGTAATCAATATTCGAAAGATTTTAGTgagtcaaaatatttaatagggAACTTTTTACACAAGTATTAAATAATCGCGATTGATGATTATTTAGTACATTTTTACATGAGTACTTTCGGAAATCTAAGTCTTGTCATTTTATGCCAGAGCTCACCAGGTTGACATGTACTTTGAATATaggaataaatatacatatataattactaCAAATAATCGTTTGGCATTGTGATAAATTGACTACATATTGTTATAATGATTAAACACAGTGCACTTATTTTCTAATAGGTATACATCGCTTAAATGTAAGAATCAAAGTTAACAAGAGAGTAAGCTTATGGAAACTTAATATGACAAAAAGGTACatttaatacaattaataaattacattaatcaaaaaataaatgaaacatttGTTCCTACTATCTACATGTTGatctaatatgaataaataacacAGCGCACATAATTCTTATACATTAAGCAAAACGCTCATAGTGACGTGACTAACTTACAGTGTAGCACGACGTTATTCGATGAACTTATATGAGATTAATAGGATGGCATAGAGTATCTACTTTGTTTTGGGATTTGTGCACAAATATCTCATATTTGAAGATCTCTTCTTCCATTAATATTAGATACTACAAAGAAGACTGACTGCTCATACTTGACATGGATGGTTCTTACTATGTGGTCCAAAaaatatagacaaaaaatttagttcatatattatattggatagaattaAAAAGATGTAGTGGAAAaaattgaacaataaataagtcATAGTGACTATGCCTTATATAGATTGTACGTAATGTACAACAAGATTTCAATgtttcatacatatttatagtCTCTTTTCAGCGAAAGCAAATATGTACCGTACGCACGTTGTAGAACGACAATATTACACTGAAGCCTTTCAAATCAATGAACAAGCTAGCAACAATTGTTTACCGTAATACAAATGTGCACAAATCCCTGGTTTCGTTATGCTGTTGAGTGTTGATAGCTTAGCTATCATTTGGTTCAGAAACGAACGTATATTTACGGGGTTTGATAAAGTCTCGTGATTTGTGATGTAAAAAGTGACAGCCCTTGTATGAAGCCGTCTCTATAGCATTTGATATCAAATGCCTCAGAGACAGGGATTTGGTGGTCCCTATGAAAATTGCAGGGTCGACTTGCTGTCTACTAAGGCGTTCCTATGGCTAGGACAGCCATATTTTAGAACACAATACGGCAGCGTTCAGTCTGAACTGTATGATAGCTAAGCTGTGTTAATGTAATGCTGGTGTTCACTTCTCTAGCATGTATCTGGGGATGTCGAACTTAACCTCGACGCCAGCCTTCTTTGCGAGCCCCACGATCTCTGAGAGCTGTACCACGAGCTTCGCCGCCTCGTCCAAATCGTCACGGGGCACGATGCGCAGACCAGAGTCAGCGATCAGCTTTCTCGCCTCGTTCACTTTCGTACCCTGGAAATAATTTAAGAAACTATGAACTTGTGCACATTTTATCCTTTTCATCCGCCCGTATTAGGGCAAAAAAGGATAGgatttgagcagcgtggtgggtccatgAAGCGCAACTTCTTTCGGTGGGACGGAAATAGGCCGAGGGTAATGTATTAATTTAACAAGTCAATATGTATGAATTTAATGTTTCTTGCTACCTATGGTACATGGtcgttagttttaatattagtattaatttaaGCAGAAACCAACACAGCaatgaaaattttgattttgtttgggTCATCGAAGGTCGTTTATATTAAGCCTGTTTGAAATAAATGgctttgaattaaataaaattgttacctGCAAACGGACTATGACCGGAATCTGGATGTTGAGGTTCTTGGCGGCGTTGATGATTCCCTCGGCGATGACGTCACACCGCATGATGCCTCCGAATATGTTCACCAAGATGGCCGACACCTTGGGGTCTGACAGGATAATCCTAAATGCTTCCTGGTGACAATGACGATGTTGTTtagttaagtataaaaataaaaaaataaaaaatatatactacgacaatacacacatcgccatctagccccaaagtaaacgtagcttgtattatgggtactaagatgatgatatttttataaataccttgaatatatatataaacacccagacactgaaaaacattcatgctcatcacacaaacagtgggaatcaaacccacggcacTGGGCTCGtgggccgtcaaatatatataataatattgctgttctactaatttaatattagtttaatgTTGCTCGCAATATCCTAGTGGCGTTCTGCACCCAAAGTAATGCAATAGGGCCAATGCTTTGGAAAACACATAACCCAGTTCAGTCAATCTCAGTTATCATGTGGTATAATTGTTGAATCTTGCCTACACTCCAGGGATCCAAACTCATTTTTCCTCTTTTCTAGAATGAAGCTGGGCTAATGGGCTGAGGATAATGGCAACGATGATTAATGAAACATTAATATGCCTAaaacgaatatatatataaacaatatgtatatatatatataaaacgaatatatatataatttcattttctgTCACCCAATCAAAGAGAGACAGCATCTAGTTATGCTCACAATATAAGTTTAGCAATAAAGAAAACCTTTGTTGATatgacttacagcaagagagcAGGATAGTCATGAgcatactaaaatataaacatttactgCAATAGATTGGTATATAGatagggtctcctcccataatgggaagttttaggctgtagtccaccactctggccaagtgcggataggtggactccacacgcctttgaaaacattgtaGATTTCctcagttgaagcaagtgatatttgaattgcttaaaaaaacgcacaaaacttagaaaagttacgaggtgcgtgctggaattcgaccTCGGACCCCTGAAAGTGTAGataaagtcctaaccactgagctatcacagcTACTAACATAGcttacctatgtacattataaaatattcaacagtaaaTATTACCGACACAGCCTGAGCAGTGGCACCACCACCCACATCAAGGAAGTTGGCTGGGTCGCCTCCGTACAGCTTGATGATGTCCATTGTAGCCATTGCCAGACCAGCACCGTTCACCATGCAGCCAATGCTACCTACAACATAACCACTGGTTAAGTTAATTCCTTAACTGTGCCCTACTGCATTCCCTAATAACAAATTATCAAaaaggttattaaaataaatacacaatcATATAGTTCGCATATTTGAAATGATATCCTGCCTAGTAAAATAttgacaattattaataaatataataaaaattgtgctgttttcacaaataattaaattacacaaaaatCCCCTGACCAATTTCTGGTCGATCTCCAGAGAATTTTTCCGACTATCCGAGAGATTTTATAGACCACAAGTGTGtgtgcaaacacaggtgcactctctataccctcactctcatagtttAATGGGAGGGCAAACCAGACACCATCCCGAGATCAGGCCAGCTCTGACACTGTCCCGAGATCAGGCCAGCTCAGACACTATCCCAAGATCAGGCAAGCTTAGACACCGTCCCGAGATCAGGCCAGCTCAGACACCGTCCCAAGATCAGGCCAGCTCAGACGCCATCCCAAGATGCATCAATTTCTAAACCTCAATACAAGGGCTTGACCCGAGGATCgcacccaggacctcgtgatctgcatcCGAACAAGCTAACCACTAGACATCAACAATACTATTATTACATGGCAATGGGGTTACAACTTACCATCCAGAGCAATATAGTTCAAATCAAACTTGGCAGCCTCAATTTCTTTGGGATCTTCTTGACTAATGTCTCGGAGCGCGAAAAGATCCTTTTGCCGGTATTGCGCGTTGTCGTCGAATCTGAACTTGGCATCCAAGCAGAAGACTGTAAATACATTGTTACACACCTATTTTTAAACCATATCTTTCAATATAACCAATAACAAATTGGATCATCTATtccttttttaacttaaaagatttaattttgaaagttcCTAAAAATTATTGCATTCAACTCCCCCTTAGGTAAAACGGAACAAaatctaagaaaaaaaactgcCAACCTTTCTATAAACTTAAAGTTAATTGctttgtgtttaaaaatattgaaaaatatttcagttcATATTAGTTAGGCTCTTAAAATAAGATATTCTGTAATTTATGGTTTTTTGACGTTGAGAAATTACTACAGAAAAtatgttaacaattattgagttatataataaataggtgAATAATACTCACATTTGCCAGTCAAAGCATCCTCTGCATAAGGGTTGATTTCAATCAAAAGTGCATCCTTTTTAAGGAACAGATCATACATTTTCTTAATCATACCACACGCCTCTTCTTTGTTATCTTCAAGACCAATCTAAAATTAGTACAAAACATTTTATGTGCCAATTTATTACTTGGTTATTTTGAAAAGCAAAAGATTATTTAccataatcaaaaataaatatattgatttggttttttaatatcatattataaattaaggTAAAAGCCAACTGGGTAAGTTTGTTTTCATTTGTGGGAATTTGCATAACATGACATatcttttgaattaaattataataaaatttaatccaAGTATGAATTCCTCCTCACGAGATTTTGCCGcgaattgtttattgttaatttacAGGTATTTTAATATACCTTTTCGACTACGCGCGACACCTGCTCATCTGTGATGCCCGATTTGATGTCGATGGGCTCATACGTGATAGCATCTGGGTTCTCTGCCGCCACGTCCTCGATGTTCACACCACCTTGCGAGGACGCTATTATAACTGGgccctgaaagtttaattggtgatgaaaacctttttttaggtttgatggaaaagctttattgctacctccacCCTTGGGCaagacggaggttatgtggggaCTCCCCCTTCTAAAGGTGGTATACTCAAACTAAATACCACCACGGCATGTAACGACACCCGGATAACGCACCCGGACGACTAAGTAAGCCAACAAGGGGGCTTGTTGGCTTACTTAGTCGTCCGGGGAACCTGTTGGACACCCTACGAAAAAATCTTAGAACGTATTAAGTAGGTACCGCTGTTATAGCTGGTTAGTTTTATGAGCATGGATACCTATTCCCTACTAAATAAATGTTAGAATAATTTTGTCCGTGTTTTCAACTTATATCGCGGAAAAATGCAAGTTTGTAACCTACTTTACTATTTCCCAATAGATCCATCTTCTAGGTACGTAGGGGACAGATCTTTTATCCTCATTGCAAAATGGCTAAACAGATTTTGATTTGCTATTAAGATTAGAGACGATAAAGACGATTTTcctttctttgtttctttctaATGTCGATTGCCCACCCGTTTGATTGTTATAGTTGAGTCAACGTGGCGTTGGTCAACGCCACGTTTACCGGTGCTAATTCTACATTCATGCACCATGCAACCCCAACTTTCAACGATtcgccgagctatgtgccccgcccattgccacttcagcttcgctacTCATTAAGCTATTACCGTTGCTAGTACTAAAATAGCGTGTCTTATTGTTTGTTACCTGTTTCGATCAATCACTGCATTTTGATTTGCTATTAAGGTTATAGTAGATTTTTCGAGATTAGCCAGGATAAATACAAAACCTAATATATTATATCGCACAagtaagtcatcatcatcatcatcatgtcaaccaatccacgtccacagctggacataggtctaatgtagggagttccacaatacacggtccggcagggtgattacgtatctcgcgacagcaatgcgacaggcgtaaatcttgcaatcactgctgtcaaacgt from Pararge aegeria chromosome 4, ilParAegt1.1, whole genome shotgun sequence encodes the following:
- the LOC120637655 gene encoding succinate--CoA ligase [ADP-forming] subunit beta, mitochondrial, which codes for MASLLPRSFGLAETVLLKNGTKLLAASTNSNLPCKQQVRHLNVHEYVSYTLLNDHGIPVPKFNVAKTKDEAVKFAQELNTKDIVLKAQVLAGGRGKGAFKNGLKGGVRMVDNPETAGDIVGKMLKQYLVTKQTGAAGRICNMVMVTERKFPRREFYVAIMMERSFNGPVIIASSQGGVNIEDVAAENPDAITYEPIDIKSGITDEQVSRVVEKIGLEDNKEEACGMIKKMYDLFLKKDALLIEINPYAEDALTGKFFCLDAKFRFDDNAQYRQKDLFALRDISQEDPKEIEAAKFDLNYIALDGSIGCMVNGAGLAMATMDIIKLYGGDPANFLDVGGGATAQAVSEAFRIILSDPKVSAILVNIFGGIMRCDVIAEGIINAAKNLNIQIPVIVRLQGTKVNEARKLIADSGLRIVPRDDLDEAAKLVVQLSEIVGLAKKAGVEVKFDIPRYMLEK